Part of the Cytophagia bacterium CHB2 genome is shown below.
ACTTGTGCTCGCCGCGCGAGCCGAAACGCCGCAGTTCGCGGCCGTCGATCGCCAATACAAAATCGTCGCGGTGCGGGCCGACTTGCGTTTGTTTGCGGCGCATTTCAACCGCATGCGAAGCGGACAACAATTTGAGGTAATTTTCCTGGGTCAACTCGCCGGCAGCAAGCTGGCTCTGATAAGTCAATTGGAGGGAAAAAGACGGCGATGCAATATCCTGATAGGCCTGCAGCACCAGCGGCGCAAAGGCTTCCACAAAACGCCGGCGCGCCGCGATAATTCTACAGCCATAATTCGCCAGGGCCTCGCTCCACGCCGCGAGCGTCTTGGCCGAAGCGTTTTGGTTGAGCAGGGCGTTGCGTTGCTTCAGGCTGCGCTGGTATTCCTGCCAATCCGATAAATAAGCCGGCGAGCTTTGGCACAGCAGCATGTCCACCAGGCGCCGGCGCTCGGCCGGCGGCCCGCTGGTGATGCGGTGGCTCTCCGGCGAAAAGTGCACCACCGGAATCACGCCGATCAACGCCGCGGCGCTACTCAAGCGCTTGCGGTCAAGACTGACTTCCTTGCCGGTCGCGCTGCTGTAGCACACATTGACGTGACGCCGAATTTGCGCCTCGTCCACAAACTCCCCGGAGATTTCAAAATGATCGCGTTCGAATTTGAGCAGGTCGCGATCATTGCACGGCCGGAAACTGCGCGTCACCGCCAGCAGATGAATGGCTTCGAGAAAGTTGCTTTTGCCCTGGCCGTTGTAGCCGCAGATGAAATTGGCGGATGCGGAAAATTCCAGATCCAGGCTGTCGTAGTTGCGAAAGTTTCTCAGGCTGAGCTTGCGCAGGATCATTTTTTATTTTTAGCCACGGATTGGCACGGATGAAACACGGATAAAAAACTTTCTTTTAAATAAAATCCGTGTTTCATCCGTGCACATCAGTGGCCGAAAGCTTCTATTCACTAATTAAGATTCAACCCTGATGTAGTCAATAAGCAAAGCGTTTGAACTCTACTTTTTCTTTCCCGAAGTTGATCAACAGCCCGACTTTTATTCCGGTTGCCTTT
Proteins encoded:
- a CDS encoding DNA replication/repair protein RecF — its product is MILRKLSLRNFRNYDSLDLEFSASANFICGYNGQGKSNFLEAIHLLAVTRSFRPCNDRDLLKFERDHFEISGEFVDEAQIRRHVNVCYSSATGKEVSLDRKRLSSAAALIGVIPVVHFSPESHRITSGPPAERRRLVDMLLCQSSPAYLSDWQEYQRSLKQRNALLNQNASAKTLAAWSEALANYGCRIIAARRRFVEAFAPLVLQAYQDIASPSFSLQLTYQSQLAAGELTQENYLKLLSASHAVEMRRKQTQVGPHRDDFVLAIDGRELRRFGSRGEHKSTLLALKMAEATYFKDKSANAPIILLDDLQSELDAMRLAAAVKHFQKFGQLFVTALAPLAEGMSANAARYEVVAGEMKWVE